In the Flavobacterium acetivorans genome, one interval contains:
- a CDS encoding sugar phosphate isomerase/epimerase family protein produces the protein MIKRRTFLINTGMALGAIALAPSLAFSSKNKNIGLQLYTLRDSFPSNVKMVLEQVAKAGFKEVETYGFSLKNGFFGTSAKEFKTILSDNGLKSPSGHYDLGTFIKDGNSDVLKKTIEAANILGNQYVTIPWLEESLRKSADDYKKIALKINQAAEICKESGLKLAYHNHAFEFTSFEGTTGYDILLGETDKKLVDFELDLYWVVRSGNDPLQLFKKNPGRFSMWHVKDMDQNNPDRNTEIGNGSIDFKSIFAEAKLSGVKHFFVEQETNYVPNPIESVKTSYQYVSKLLIS, from the coding sequence ATGATAAAAAGAAGAACTTTTTTAATAAATACCGGCATGGCTCTGGGCGCAATAGCACTAGCACCTTCATTGGCTTTCAGCAGCAAAAATAAAAATATTGGACTGCAATTGTATACTTTGCGAGACAGCTTCCCTTCTAATGTGAAAATGGTTTTGGAACAAGTCGCCAAAGCAGGTTTTAAAGAAGTGGAAACCTATGGCTTTTCGTTAAAGAATGGTTTTTTTGGCACATCTGCAAAAGAGTTTAAAACTATTTTATCCGATAATGGTTTGAAATCCCCGAGTGGGCATTATGATCTTGGTACTTTTATTAAAGACGGGAACTCTGATGTTCTTAAAAAAACGATTGAGGCGGCGAATATTTTGGGGAATCAGTATGTAACAATTCCCTGGCTAGAGGAATCACTCAGAAAGAGCGCCGATGATTATAAAAAAATTGCTTTAAAAATAAACCAAGCAGCTGAGATTTGTAAAGAATCAGGTTTAAAATTGGCGTATCACAATCATGCTTTTGAGTTTACCTCATTTGAAGGCACGACTGGTTATGATATTCTGCTCGGCGAAACGGACAAGAAATTAGTTGATTTTGAATTGGATTTGTATTGGGTTGTGCGATCGGGAAATGATCCTTTGCAATTGTTTAAGAAAAATCCGGGACGTTTTAGCATGTGGCATGTCAAGGATATGGATCAAAATAATCCCGATAGAAATACCGAAATTGGTAACGGAAGCATTGATTTTAAATCGATTTTTGCTGAAGCAAAACTGTCAGGGGTAAAACATTTTTTTGTTGAACAGGAAACCAATTATGTTCCTAATCCGATAGAATCAGTAAAAACAAGTTATCAATATGTTAGTAAACTTTTGATTTCATAA
- a CDS encoding Gfo/Idh/MocA family protein yields MKDEKDNKITNNRRDFIKTTAIAAAGFMIVPRHVLGRGFVAPSDRLLIAGIGVGGKGQSDIGMFAKSGKADIAFLCDVDSRRAVRSVNAFPKAKFYKDWREMLDKEHKNFDAVSVSTPDHNHAIQTLAAMQLGKHVYVQKPLTHDIYEARILTQAAKKYKVVTQMGNQGSSNDGTRIMREWYEAGLIGDVHTVKAWTDRPVWPQGIPWPTKTTEIPKELDWDLWLGTAPQKNYVAKLVPFNWRGWWDYGTGALGDMGCHLIDAPFSILNLKYAKDVQCSVGSVYVDEFKRGYFPDSCPPSSHVTLTFPKTDKTKGDVKLHWMDGGIQPERPSELEPNEIFGDGGNGTLFIGTKGKMMCDTYGLNPRLLPLSRNENIKVAQKYPRVKGGSDGHYSQWVEAAIAGYGKQELSSPFEIAGPLTEALLMANLAIRGYDIHKEVLGEDVYPGRSAKLLWDNDNMKITNFDEVNQFVKRDYREGWANLTL; encoded by the coding sequence ATGAAAGACGAAAAAGATAATAAAATCACGAATAACCGCCGTGATTTTATAAAAACAACCGCTATTGCCGCTGCGGGATTTATGATTGTTCCTCGTCATGTTTTGGGAAGGGGATTTGTGGCGCCAAGTGATCGCTTGCTAATTGCCGGAATTGGTGTTGGAGGAAAAGGCCAGTCAGATATTGGAATGTTTGCCAAGAGCGGAAAAGCTGATATTGCCTTTTTATGCGATGTAGATAGCCGCAGGGCTGTAAGAAGTGTAAATGCATTTCCAAAAGCCAAGTTTTACAAAGACTGGCGCGAAATGTTAGACAAAGAACATAAAAATTTTGATGCCGTTTCAGTTTCAACACCGGATCACAATCATGCCATTCAAACCTTGGCAGCGATGCAGTTAGGTAAGCATGTTTACGTTCAAAAACCACTTACCCATGATATTTATGAGGCTCGAATTCTGACTCAAGCCGCTAAAAAATACAAGGTCGTAACCCAAATGGGAAATCAGGGTTCCTCCAATGACGGCACTCGAATTATGAGAGAATGGTATGAAGCGGGTTTGATAGGCGATGTTCATACCGTTAAAGCCTGGACAGATCGCCCTGTATGGCCTCAAGGTATACCTTGGCCAACCAAAACCACCGAAATTCCGAAAGAATTGGACTGGGATTTATGGTTGGGTACTGCTCCACAAAAAAATTATGTTGCTAAATTAGTGCCATTCAACTGGCGCGGATGGTGGGATTATGGAACAGGCGCCCTAGGAGATATGGGCTGTCACTTGATCGATGCGCCATTTAGTATTTTAAATTTAAAATATGCCAAAGATGTTCAATGCAGCGTGGGCTCGGTTTATGTTGATGAATTCAAAAGAGGATATTTTCCGGATAGTTGCCCTCCATCTAGTCACGTTACTTTAACTTTTCCAAAGACCGATAAAACCAAAGGCGATGTAAAATTGCATTGGATGGATGGCGGAATTCAACCAGAACGACCATCAGAATTAGAGCCAAATGAAATTTTTGGAGACGGTGGCAATGGAACTTTATTTATTGGAACCAAAGGAAAAATGATGTGTGATACCTATGGATTGAATCCTCGTTTGCTTCCTTTAAGTCGAAATGAAAACATCAAAGTAGCTCAAAAATACCCTCGCGTCAAAGGCGGTTCTGACGGACATTATAGCCAATGGGTGGAAGCCGCTATTGCCGGCTACGGAAAACAAGAATTAAGTTCGCCCTTTGAAATTGCCGGACCTTTGACCGAAGCTTTATTAATGGCAAATCTAGCAATTAGAGGCTATGATATTCATAAAGAAGTATTGGGTGAAGATGTTTATCCTGGACGATCCGCAAAATTGTTATGGGATAATGACAATATGAAAATTACCAATTTTGATGAAGTCAATCAGTTTGTGAAGCGCGACTATCGCGAAGGCTGGGCTAATTTGACTTTATAA
- a CDS encoding DUF3817 domain-containing protein, with amino-acid sequence MLKIFKITAILEGISYLVLFANMLLIKPTHIDLYKTLLYPIGMGHGVLFIGYVLLAVLLKNVQNWDFKNLGIILFASLVPFGTFYIDKKYLKNV; translated from the coding sequence ATGCTTAAGATTTTCAAGATTACTGCGATTCTAGAAGGAATATCCTATTTGGTTTTATTTGCTAATATGCTTTTGATCAAGCCTACACACATTGATTTGTACAAAACCCTACTATATCCTATAGGTATGGGCCATGGTGTACTTTTTATTGGCTATGTTTTGCTAGCTGTTTTATTAAAAAACGTTCAAAACTGGGACTTTAAAAACTTAGGTATTATTTTATTTGCTTCACTTGTTCCTTTTGGAACTTTTTATATCGACAAGAAATATTTAAAGAATGTATAA
- a CDS encoding 3-keto-disaccharide hydrolase — protein MIKNICTAIMLMALIQTTNAQKGFKPLFDGKTTTGWHNYGKTTVGSGWKVEDGTLHFDPTAAKNGQGGDLVTDQEYTNFHLKLEWKVAPKANSGIIFYVNEDLENFPNTYSTGLEMQVLDNDGHPDGKIIKHAAGDLYDLIKSSKAAAKPVGEWNTAEVVCKFGKLTLVLNGVFVVETQLWDDNFKSLVAGSKFASWKDFGTFKTGKIALQDHGDHVWYRNIMIKEWNTMDITTGCENGM, from the coding sequence ATGATTAAAAATATTTGTACCGCGATTATGCTGATGGCTTTGATTCAAACAACAAACGCCCAAAAAGGGTTTAAACCCCTATTTGACGGAAAAACAACCACAGGATGGCACAACTACGGGAAAACCACAGTTGGTTCAGGCTGGAAAGTAGAAGATGGAACTTTGCACTTTGATCCCACCGCCGCAAAAAATGGACAGGGAGGTGATCTTGTAACTGATCAGGAATACACCAATTTCCATTTGAAATTAGAATGGAAAGTCGCTCCAAAAGCCAATAGCGGTATTATTTTTTATGTAAACGAAGATTTAGAAAATTTCCCAAACACCTATTCTACCGGTTTGGAAATGCAGGTTTTAGATAATGACGGACATCCTGACGGGAAAATTATCAAACATGCCGCAGGTGATTTATACGATTTAATTAAAAGTTCTAAAGCTGCTGCAAAACCTGTAGGCGAATGGAATACCGCCGAAGTAGTTTGCAAATTTGGCAAGCTGACTTTGGTTTTAAATGGGGTATTTGTTGTTGAAACCCAACTTTGGGACGACAATTTTAAATCTTTGGTAGCTGGAAGTAAATTCGCCAGCTGGAAAGATTTTGGAACTTTCAAAACCGGTAAAATTGCTTTACAAGATCATGGAGATCATGTGTGGTACAGAAACATCATGATTAAAGAATGGAATACCATGGATATAACTACGGGATGCGAAAACGGGATGTAA
- a CDS encoding nucleoside permease, which yields MNTTTRFKLSLMMFLEFFIWGAWFVTLGTFLGNNLKASGSEIGSIFSTQSWGAIIAPFIIGLIADRYFNAEKILGILHLGGAFLMYQMYQSDEVAVFYTYVLSYMVLYMPTLALVNSVAFNQMKDPEKEFSNIRVWGTIGWILAGLSISFLFHWDSSEAVSQGLLKNTFLLAGVAAFLLGIFSFALPKTPPKVASTEKIRIGDLLGFDALRLLKDKNFAIFFISSILICVPLAFYYQNAHPFLTDAGIENPTGKMAIGQISEALFLLLIPMFFVRFGFKKTILVGMLAWALRYVLFAYGNGSDLSFMLITGIALHGICYDFFFVSGQIYTNSKAGEKYKSAAQGLITLATYGVGMLIGFGVAGWITDNYKTLGGAINWEMVWLIPAGIALVVFILFALLFKEKTKTEITTI from the coding sequence ATGAATACTACTACCCGATTTAAATTATCACTAATGATGTTCCTGGAGTTTTTTATCTGGGGAGCTTGGTTTGTAACTCTAGGTACTTTTTTAGGTAACAATTTGAAAGCTTCCGGATCAGAAATTGGATCTATTTTTTCAACCCAATCTTGGGGAGCCATCATTGCTCCTTTTATTATTGGTTTAATTGCTGACCGTTATTTTAATGCCGAAAAAATATTGGGTATTCTTCATCTTGGCGGCGCTTTTTTGATGTACCAAATGTACCAGTCGGATGAAGTAGCTGTCTTTTATACTTACGTTTTGAGTTATATGGTTTTATACATGCCTACCTTGGCCTTAGTTAATTCAGTAGCTTTTAATCAGATGAAAGATCCGGAGAAAGAATTTTCAAATATCAGGGTTTGGGGAACCATCGGCTGGATTTTAGCAGGATTATCTATTAGCTTTTTGTTTCATTGGGATTCGAGCGAAGCAGTTTCTCAGGGATTGCTTAAAAACACCTTTCTGCTGGCAGGAGTTGCCGCTTTCTTGTTAGGAATTTTTAGTTTTGCTTTGCCAAAAACGCCGCCAAAAGTGGCTTCTACCGAAAAAATCAGGATTGGTGACTTACTTGGTTTCGATGCTTTGAGATTATTAAAGGATAAAAATTTTGCGATATTTTTCATTTCCTCCATTCTGATCTGTGTTCCTTTAGCTTTTTATTATCAAAATGCGCATCCTTTTTTAACGGATGCCGGAATCGAAAATCCAACAGGGAAAATGGCAATTGGGCAAATATCTGAAGCACTATTCCTGTTGTTGATTCCAATGTTTTTTGTCCGTTTTGGATTTAAAAAGACCATTCTAGTTGGTATGTTGGCTTGGGCACTACGATATGTTCTGTTTGCTTATGGCAATGGAAGCGATTTAAGTTTTATGCTCATCACCGGAATTGCCTTGCACGGGATTTGTTACGATTTCTTTTTCGTTTCGGGACAAATTTATACCAATTCAAAAGCCGGAGAAAAATACAAAAGTGCCGCGCAGGGATTGATCACTCTCGCCACTTATGGTGTGGGAATGCTAATCGGGTTTGGAGTTGCAGGTTGGATTACCGATAATTATAAAACCCTTGGAGGTGCAATCAATTGGGAAATGGTATGGTTAATTCCTGCCGGAATTGCATTGGTGGTATTTATACTTTTTGCCCTTTTATTCAAGGAGAAAACTAAAACAGAAATTACAACAATCTAA
- a CDS encoding hydroxypyruvate isomerase family protein, translating to MSSNLSRRSVIKNIVAGAVALNIPLGFSAAASPKETNMEEQTIKGNINHSVCRWCFSSIDLEILCVEAKKMGISAIDLVGPADWPILKKHGLDSAMCNGAEINLVDGFNDPKFHETLIKNYSAMIPLVAKAGYKNLICFSGNKRGKTDEEGWNNCVKGLQPLLPLAEKHNVVLVMELLNSKIDHKDYQCDTTKWGVELAKRLNSEHFKLLYDIYHMQIDEGDVIRTIRDNHKYIGHYHTAGVPGRNEIDENQELNYAAIMKAIVQTGFKGYVAQEFIPKNPNKMDSLRKAIAICDI from the coding sequence ATGAGTTCTAATTTAAGCAGAAGATCGGTTATAAAAAATATTGTTGCCGGAGCGGTAGCGCTAAACATTCCTCTGGGGTTTTCCGCTGCAGCAAGCCCAAAAGAGACAAATATGGAAGAACAAACAATAAAAGGCAACATTAATCACTCGGTTTGCAGATGGTGTTTCAGTAGTATTGATCTTGAAATCCTTTGTGTAGAAGCCAAAAAAATGGGGATTTCGGCAATTGATTTGGTTGGCCCTGCCGATTGGCCTATATTGAAAAAACACGGTCTTGATTCAGCGATGTGCAACGGTGCAGAGATTAATTTGGTCGATGGATTCAATGACCCAAAATTTCATGAAACCTTAATCAAGAACTATTCAGCAATGATTCCGCTGGTTGCAAAAGCGGGTTATAAGAATCTGATTTGCTTTAGTGGTAACAAAAGAGGAAAAACCGATGAAGAAGGCTGGAACAACTGCGTAAAAGGATTGCAGCCGTTGCTCCCTTTGGCTGAAAAGCACAATGTAGTTTTAGTGATGGAATTATTGAACAGTAAAATTGACCATAAGGATTACCAATGTGATACTACAAAATGGGGAGTGGAACTGGCTAAACGCCTTAATTCGGAACATTTTAAATTACTTTATGACATTTACCACATGCAAATTGACGAAGGAGATGTGATCCGAACAATCAGAGACAACCATAAGTATATTGGTCATTATCATACCGCTGGCGTTCCCGGTAGAAACGAAATTGACGAAAACCAAGAATTAAACTATGCAGCCATCATGAAGGCAATAGTGCAAACAGGATTTAAAGGCTATGTAGCGCAAGAATTTATACCTAAGAATCCAAACAAAATGGACTCTTTAAGAAAAGCGATTGCGATTTGCGATATTTAA
- a CDS encoding acyl-CoA thioesterase, with amino-acid sequence MRFHTRKWVKPEDLNPNGTLFGGKLLAWIDEELALYTIIQLENPKVVTKHMSEINFRSSAKQGDIIEIGIDVVKFGNSSLTLKCEVRNMMTRETIISIDTTTMVNLGADGKPKAHGKTQIEYVKNRLL; translated from the coding sequence ATGCGATTTCATACTAGAAAATGGGTAAAGCCCGAAGACTTGAATCCAAACGGAACTTTATTTGGCGGAAAATTGCTGGCCTGGATTGATGAAGAACTGGCTTTATACACGATAATTCAACTGGAAAATCCCAAAGTAGTTACTAAACACATGTCGGAAATAAATTTCAGAAGTTCCGCAAAACAGGGAGATATTATTGAAATTGGCATTGACGTGGTTAAATTCGGGAACAGCTCATTGACCTTAAAGTGTGAAGTTCGAAACATGATGACGCGCGAAACAATTATCTCCATAGATACTACCACAATGGTTAATTTAGGTGCGGATGGAAAGCCAAAAGCACATGGAAAAACACAAATTGAATATGTTAAAAATCGTTTGCTTTAA
- a CDS encoding DUF4240 domain-containing protein gives MKNTNTILFCLIVFGVSVTAQKKINPVVKTVPKEAIPIVDTATVAFDSISFSKSSEMLDEEHYWNLIESSIKENTDQEDQELFLVAELEKLSPKEIIGFRLRTDQLLFDSYNPELWCAAYIMNGGVSDGDFEYFRCWLISRGKDVFYKAKANPDYLVDQVIPDRKSYQFEGFWFVAVSAFKNKTNQELYPYIDYELFTTTDENYPLLNFTWDAEDPKSMETICPLLFNKLWK, from the coding sequence ATGAAAAATACAAATACAATTTTGTTCTGTTTGATCGTTTTTGGGGTTAGTGTTACAGCTCAAAAAAAAATCAACCCAGTTGTAAAGACTGTTCCAAAAGAAGCCATTCCTATAGTAGATACTGCAACAGTGGCCTTCGATAGTATTTCATTTTCTAAATCAAGTGAAATGCTTGATGAAGAACACTATTGGAACCTTATTGAAAGTTCCATAAAAGAAAATACAGATCAGGAGGATCAAGAACTTTTTTTGGTTGCTGAACTTGAAAAATTGTCTCCAAAGGAAATAATAGGCTTTCGACTCAGAACAGATCAGCTTCTTTTTGATTCCTACAATCCTGAATTATGGTGCGCGGCCTATATCATGAATGGCGGTGTTTCGGATGGTGATTTTGAATATTTTAGATGCTGGTTAATCTCCAGAGGGAAAGACGTTTTTTATAAAGCAAAGGCTAATCCGGATTATTTAGTTGATCAAGTAATTCCTGACCGTAAATCCTATCAATTTGAAGGTTTTTGGTTTGTAGCGGTTTCAGCATTCAAAAACAAAACCAATCAGGAATTGTATCCTTATATTGATTATGAGCTATTTACCACCACTGATGAGAATTACCCTTTGCTCAATTTTACTTGGGACGCAGAAGATCCCAAAAGTATGGAAACCATTTGTCCTTTGTTGTTTAATAAACTTTGGAAATAA
- a CDS encoding mechanosensitive ion channel family protein, whose amino-acid sequence MYKIIEQIFTFLYPIFRKWGLGYNFASYLSLFINIALLCFLAYAIYVVFRLLLVTIIVFVAQKTKTNFDDLLVSNKTAKYIAHLIPLLFIYKSVPIILDKYEYWEDIFGKLVGIYIVFLILWIIRTVFNALRDYLKVKPRYSDKPIDSFIQVIMIVLWLVGIILIISKIFDIDRKELLTTFGAVSALIILIFRDIILGFVASVQVSINDMVRIGDWITMEKFGADGDVIEINLTTVKVRNFDNTTTTIPTYSLSSDSFRNWRGMFKSEGRRIKRHILIKTSSIRFLNDAEFDDLKKIQLISGYIDTRKREIDKFNSVNSIDKSIAINGRNITNLGLFRKYIIEYLHHHPALNKDMLMLCRQLQSDSNGVPLEIYAFTTDKKWENYEYIMADIFDHVIASVGYFDLEIFELPSEKVFLN is encoded by the coding sequence ATGTATAAAATTATAGAGCAAATTTTCACCTTCCTCTACCCCATTTTTCGGAAATGGGGATTGGGGTACAATTTTGCCTCTTATTTAAGTTTATTTATAAACATTGCCTTGCTGTGTTTTTTGGCTTATGCCATCTATGTGGTTTTCCGACTTCTTTTGGTCACCATAATAGTTTTTGTAGCTCAAAAAACGAAAACAAATTTTGACGATTTATTAGTATCCAATAAAACAGCAAAATACATAGCCCACCTTATTCCGCTGCTGTTTATTTATAAATCAGTTCCGATAATTCTGGATAAATACGAATATTGGGAAGATATTTTTGGTAAATTGGTAGGGATTTATATCGTATTTCTGATTTTATGGATCATACGAACGGTCTTTAATGCATTGAGAGATTATTTAAAAGTAAAACCTCGATATAGCGACAAACCTATTGATAGCTTCATTCAAGTAATAATGATTGTGCTTTGGTTGGTGGGAATTATACTAATCATATCAAAAATATTTGATATTGACCGCAAAGAGCTTTTGACTACTTTTGGAGCTGTTTCGGCTTTGATTATTTTAATTTTCAGGGATATTATTTTGGGTTTTGTGGCGAGTGTCCAAGTTTCTATAAATGATATGGTTCGTATTGGCGATTGGATTACCATGGAAAAATTTGGAGCTGACGGTGATGTAATCGAAATTAATTTAACCACAGTTAAGGTGCGAAATTTTGACAATACGACTACTACAATTCCTACCTATAGTCTAAGCTCAGATTCTTTTCGAAACTGGCGCGGTATGTTTAAATCTGAAGGACGAAGAATTAAAAGACACATTTTGATCAAAACAAGCAGTATCCGTTTTTTGAATGATGCAGAATTTGATGATTTGAAAAAAATTCAATTGATCAGTGGTTATATTGATACCAGAAAAAGAGAAATTGACAAATTCAATAGTGTGAATTCTATAGATAAATCGATTGCAATCAATGGCCGAAATATCACTAATTTAGGATTATTTCGAAAATACATCATAGAATACCTGCACCATCATCCCGCTTTAAACAAAGATATGTTGATGCTTTGTCGCCAATTGCAATCCGACTCTAATGGGGTTCCTTTGGAAATTTATGCTTTTACGACAGATAAAAAATGGGAGAATTACGAATACATAATGGCTGATATCTTTGATCACGTCATTGCATCTGTTGGTTATTTTGATTTAGAAATTTTCGAATTGCCCTCTGAAAAAGTATTTCTGAATTAG
- a CDS encoding glyoxalase: protein MNQRDVFLREFRGETIGSVSAQSSSEEMFQNQTLRPILKLQNELFIAAFHNYITKYKSDFYTQTVDKKLATIENAIQKDIKFRNAMKGMIIGLFTQDEYLLYIKNSSNLNKRMMSMLIERLKSQLQLFEKIAL, encoded by the coding sequence ATGAATCAGAGAGATGTTTTTTTAAGAGAATTTCGAGGAGAAACCATAGGTAGTGTAAGTGCTCAATCTTCTTCGGAGGAAATGTTTCAAAATCAAACCCTTCGCCCTATCCTAAAACTGCAAAACGAACTGTTTATCGCCGCTTTCCATAATTATATTACAAAATATAAGAGCGATTTTTATACCCAAACAGTCGATAAAAAATTAGCGACGATAGAAAATGCAATTCAAAAAGACATTAAGTTCCGTAATGCTATGAAAGGGATGATCATTGGATTATTTACTCAAGACGAATATCTATTGTATATAAAAAACTCATCAAACCTTAATAAAAGAATGATGAGTATGCTTATTGAAAGACTAAAAAGTCAGTTACAATTGTTTGAAAAAATAGCTTTATAA
- a CDS encoding c-type cytochrome, with amino-acid sequence MKFNYLFLGIAIITLASFSKENTAEKYTPKVDVVFQFSDGEKLIAKSDCIGCHKLDKKLIGPSYLEIANKYAANEKNISYLSNKIIKGGSGVWGTVPMGAHASMKKDEAKTIAKYILSLKK; translated from the coding sequence ATGAAATTTAATTACTTATTTTTAGGAATTGCCATCATTACTTTAGCTTCATTTTCTAAAGAAAATACAGCAGAAAAATACACACCTAAAGTTGATGTTGTTTTTCAATTTTCAGATGGTGAAAAATTGATTGCTAAATCAGATTGCATCGGTTGTCATAAATTAGATAAAAAGCTCATAGGTCCCTCCTATTTGGAAATTGCAAATAAATATGCAGCCAATGAAAAAAACATTTCTTATTTGTCCAATAAAATCATAAAAGGCGGTTCAGGAGTTTGGGGAACTGTCCCGATGGGAGCGCACGCCTCGATGAAAAAAGACGAGGCAAAAACAATAGCAAAATACATTTTATCATTGAAAAAGTAA